In Clarias gariepinus isolate MV-2021 ecotype Netherlands chromosome 1, CGAR_prim_01v2, whole genome shotgun sequence, one DNA window encodes the following:
- the LOC128511716 gene encoding uncharacterized protein LOC128511716, translated as MELSPLHVMLLLILLLSVPNAQGNPKAVVFIKPANHVFTCERVTLRCDIRGGGDTEWTYSWYRNNDRLHKGGERFSAGSTEQEVTISCVLKSDSGTYTCRGQRRDSQSSEISDAVTLTVSGTPQAVLSVSPQSWLTEGDSVTLNCEVTDSSTDWTFSWYRDVAYKRPEAVLSVSPQSWLTEGDSVTLNCEVTDFSTDWTFSWYNVVPSRHGATQIITNHSSIMYVELLSDSSRGSGGSYTLSPAALKHTGVYVCRGEWTDKTVKTFYSNLQPLWITDESPPVSLIINPNRTQHFTGDSLSLSCEDQSNSTGWTVRRYTESERVSDCSKWGSVTGSTCKISSLDTSYTGVYWCESESKTSNPVNITVHDGDVIWESPVHAVTEGHPLTLRCLVRKTKRSNFRPYFYKDGSVLQTQTTGEMIINKVSKSDEGFYHCKHPERGESLKSWVSVRGVDDVEAPFSLLMLISSVVTPGPYLLVTIILLVKCYRARVHTEEKIKASVVEE; from the exons ATGGAGCTCAGCCCACTCCATGTGATgctct TGCTGATTTTACTTCTATCAGTTCCAAATGCCCAAG GGAATCCAAAAGCTGTGGTGTTCATAAAACCTGCTAACCATGTGTTCACTTGTGAGAGAGTTACTCTCAGATGTGACATACGTGGGGGAGGAGACACTGAGTGGACCTACAGCTGGTACCGAAATAATGACAGACTTCATAAGGGTGGAGAGAGATTCAGTGCAGGCAGCACAGAGCAGGAAGTCACCATCAGTTGTGTGTTAAAATCAGACAGCGGTACCTACACCTGCAGAGGACAGAGACGTGACTCTCAGAGCTCAGAGATCAGTGATGCTGTTACActgactgtatcag GAACACCACAGGCAGTACTGAGTGTATCTCCACAGAGCTGGctgactgaaggagactcagtgactctaaACTGTGAGGTTACAGACTCCTCTACAGACTGGACATTCAGCTGGTACAGAGATGTTGCCTACA AGAGACCAGAGGCAGTACTGAGTGTATCTCCACAGAGCTGGctgactgaaggagactcagtgactctaaACTGTGAGGTTACAGACTTCTCTACAGACTGGACATTCAGCTGGTACAATGTGGTTCCCTCTAGACATGGCGCGACTCAAATAATAACCAATCATAGCTCTATCATGTATGTGGAGCTCCTCTCAGACAGCAGCAGAGGATCTGGAGGCTCCTACACTCTCAGTCCTGCTGCTCTTAAACACACAGGAGTTTATGTGTGCAGAGGAGAGTGGACGGATAAAACCGTTAAGACATTTTACAGCAACCTACAACCACTATGGATCACTG ATGaatctcctccagtctctctgatcatcaatcccaacagaactcaacactttactggtgactctctctcactgagctgtgaggaccagagtaactctactggatggacagtgagacgatacacagagagtgagagagtgtcaGATTGTTCAAAGTGGGGATCAGTTACAGGATCTACATGTAAAATCAGCTCCCTCGACACATCctacactggagtttactggtgtgagtCTGAATCTAAAACCAGTAATCCTGTCAACATCACTGTGCATG ATGGTGATGTGATCTGGGAGAGTCCTGTCCATGCTGTGACTGAAGGACATCCTCTGACTCTACGCTGTTTAGTTCGCAAGACAAAGAGATCAAACTTTAGACCATATTTCTATAAAGATGGATCAGTTCTCCAGACACAGACTACAGGAGAGATGATCATTAATAAGGTCTCAAAGTCAGATGAAGGTTTCTACCACTGTAAACacccagagagaggagagtcaCTGAAAAGCTGGGTCTCAGTTAGGG GTGTAGACGATGTAGAAGCTCCATTCTCACTGCTTATGCTGATTAGTAGTGTAGTGACACCCGGTCCATATCTGCTGGTGACCATCATTTTGCTGGTCAAATGTTACAGAGCTAGAG TTCACACTGAAGAGAAAATCAAGGCTTCAGTCGTAGAGGAGTGA
- the LOC128524410 gene encoding nuclear factor 7, brain-like, translating to MASSSSLLSEDQLQCSICLDVFVDPVTTPCGHNFCKICLKKYWDSSPHWLCPICKKDFSQRPELHVNTFISGLAATFKKSVLVKSSCIANELLSKGNKVLCDSCAEEKLEALKSCLHCGVSLCSTHLMPHRTTKKFKKHKLMEPVENLEDYICQRHERPLELFCRDDQISVCQFCTETDHKSHNTVSVEEESAEKKILLGKTQFEVQEMIQQRLKKIKEIKHTAENTEKNTEKEKADVVEIFSSLMHCIERSQTELLKVMEEKQKAAERQAEEFIKELEQEITELKRRNTELEQLSHTEDHLHLLQTYPSLCSPPHTQDWTDVTINSHMSVETLRRGLSQIQDILSEEMEKLPEITELKRVQQYRVKVTLDPHTAHPNLILSDDRKQVRHGDLRQSLPNNPERFNYIICVFGKQGFSSGRLYYEVQVRGKLEWDLGVAQESVNRKGQNAYNPNEGYWIVFLRDKTKYKAWDSPPVSLSLKQLPQKVGVFVDYEEGLVSFYDVDAKSLIYSFTGQRFTGKLYPYFSPCLNDKGKNSTPLIISP from the exons ATGGCTTCCTCCAGCAGCCTTCTGTCTGAAGATCAGCTCCAGTGCTCCATCTGTCTGGATGTGTTTGTTGATCCAGTCACTACTCCATGTGGACACAACTTCTGTAAGATCTGTCTTAAAAAGTATTGGGACAGCAGTCCACACTGGCTGTGTCCAATTTGTAAAAAAGATTTCTCCCAAAGGCCTGAGCTCCATGTGAATACTTTTATCTCTGGACTGGCTGCTACATTTAAGAAGTCAGTTCTGGTAAAATCTAGTTGCATAGCAAATGAGCTTCTCTCCAAGGGTAATAAGGTCCTGTGTGACTCCTGCGCTGAGGAAAAGCTGGAGGCTCTAAAGTCCTGTCTCCACTGTGGGGTTTCTCTCTGTAGTACTCATCTGATGCCTCATAGAActacaaaaaaattcaaaaagcaCAAACTTATGGAGCCAGTTGAGAACCTGGAGGACTACATCTGCCAGAGACATGAGAGACCCCTGGAACTGTTCTGTAGAGACGACCAGATAAGTGTTTGTCAGTTCTGCACTGAGACAGACCACAAAAGTCACAACACTGTTTCTGTTGAGGAGGAGAGTGCAGAGAAGAAG ATTCTGTTAGGAAAGACACAATTTGAAGTTCAGGAGATGATCCagcagcgacttaagaagatTAAGGAAATTAAACACACTGCAGAAAACACAGAA AAAAACACAGAGAAGGAGAAAGCAGATGTTGTGGAGATCTTCAGCTCTTTGATGCACTGCATTGAGAGAAGCCAGACTGAGTTGCTTAAGGTGATGGAGGAGAAGCAGAAAGCAGCAGAGAGGCAGGCTGAAGAGTTCATTAAAGAACTGGAGCAGGAAATCACAGAGCTAAAGAGGAGAaacactgagctggagcagctctCCCACACTGAGGATCACCTCCACCTCCTACAG ACTTACCCGTCACTGTGCAGCCCTCCACACACCCAGGACTGGACTGATGTCACTATTAACTCTCATATGAGTGTGGAGACTCTGAGGAGAGGTCTGTCTCAGATTCAGGACATTCTTAGCGAGGAAATGGAGAAGCTTCCTGAGATCA CAGAACTAAAGAGAGTTCAACAATATAGAG tGAAAGTGACTCTAGATCCTCATACAGCTCATCCTAACCTCATCCTATCTGATGATAGGAAACAAGTGAGACATGGAGACTTGCGACAGAGTCTCCCTAACAACCCAGAGAGGTTTAATTATATCATTTGTGTGTTTGGAAAACAAGGATTCTCCTCAGGGAGACTTTATTATGAGGTACAGGTCAGAGGGAAGTTAGAGTGGGATTTAGGAGTGGCCCAAGAGTCTGTTAACAGAAAAGGACAGAATGCATACAACCCCAATGAAGGATACTGGATTGTGTTTCTGAGGGATAAGACTAAATATAAAGCTTGGgactctcctcctgtctccctttCTTTAAAGCAGCTTCCTCAGAAGGTGGGGGTGTTTGTAGATTATGAGGAGGGTCTGGTTTCCTTTTATGATGTTGATGCGAAGTCTCTTATCTATTCATTCACTGGTCAGCGTTTCACTGGGAAACTTTATCCATACTTTAGTCCGTGTCTTAATGATAAAGGTAAAAACTCAACACCTCTAATTATCTCTCCTTAA